In Mycolicibacterium lutetiense, the sequence ATACGAGGTAGCTGATCAGGATGATCGTCCAGACGAAGATGAAGCACAGCGACGAGATGGTGGTGATCAAGGTGAAGGCCGCGACGATCGAGTCGCCGGCGACCACCATGACCACACCCGACAGCAGGAACACCCCGGACAGGAACAATGCGTTGGCAGGTACGCGCCGGGACGTGAGCCGGCCGAACAGGCTGGGCGCGTCACCTTCGGTGGCCAGGCCGTACACCATCCGAGAGGTCGAATAGATACCGGAGTTGGCCGACGATGTCGCCGAGGTGAGCACCACGAAGTTGACCACCGATGCGGCAACGCCCAGGCCCGCGAGGCTGAACATCGCCACGAACGGGCTGAGGTTGGCATCGATCTCGCGCCACGGCGTGACCGCGACGATGATCGTCAGGGCGGCGACATAGAAGAGCATGACGCGTACGGGGATCGAGTTGATCGCCTTGGGGAGGTTGCGTTCGGGATCCTTGGCCTCGGCTGCGGTGGTGCCCACCAACTCGATTCCGACGAATGCGAAGGTCGCGATCTGGAACCCGGCGACGAAACCCATTGGGCCGGTGGGGAAGAAACCGCCGTCATTCCACAGGTTGGCGAAGGACGCCTGGGCCCCGGTGGGGGCGGTGAAGCTGGTGAAGATCATGACCAGGCCGATGACGATCAACGTCACGATCGCGATGATCTTGATCAAGGCGAACCAGAACTCGGTCTCGCCGAAGGCCCGCACGGTCGGCAGGTTCAAACCGATCAGCACCACGACGGTGGCGAGCGCCGGTATCCACAGCGGTAGGTCCGGCCACCAGAAGGCCACGTATCCGGCGATCACCACCACGTCGGCGACGCCCGTGACGATCCAGCAGAACCAGTACGTCCAGCCGGTGAAGAACCCCGCCCACGGGCCGAGCAGGTCGGCCGCGAAATCGGCGAACGACTTGTAGTGCAGGTTGGACAGCAGCAGCTCGCCCATCGCCCGCATGACGAAGAACAGCATGAAGCCGATGATCATGTAGACGAAGAGCACCGACGGGCCGGCCAGCGAGATGGTCTTGCCCGAGCCCATGAACAGACCCGTGCCGATCGCACCGCCGATCGCGATCAGCTGGATATGCCGATTGGAGAGCTGGCGGGAGAGGTGTCGATCGTCGGTGGATGCGTCTGACGTCACACCGTGAAGGATTGCAGACGGCGGCTTGCGGCGCGTGTGTGGCCCCACTCCGCTCGAAAGTCACGCTGGAGTGGCTGCCGGGGTCGGCAGCCACTCCAGCGTGACAAAGGTGCGAGCGTGACAAAGCTGCGCGTTCGATCAGGCGGCGGCGGCCGCGGCGTCCTCCCGGGGCTCCAGCGCCGCCACGATGATGTCGGCCACGTCGGTCATGGGCTTGACCTGCACCGCCTCCAGCACCTCGGCCGGGACCTCGTCCAGATCTGGTTCGTTGCGCTGGGGGATGAAGACCGTCTTCAGCCCGGCGCGCTGCGCCGCCAGCAGCTTCTGCTTCACCCCGCCGATCGGCAGCACCCGGCCGTTCAGCGTGACCTCACCGGTCATCCCGACATCACCGCGGACCTGACGCCCGGTGGCCATCGACACCAGTGCCGTGACCATCGTGACGCCGGCCGACGGGCCGTCCTTGGGCACCGCACCCGCCGGGACGTGCACGTGGATCTGGCGATCCAGTGACTTCGGGTCGACACCCAACTGCTCGGCGTGGGCCCGGACGTAGGACAGCGCGATCTGCGCCGACTCCTTCATCACATCACCCAGTTGCCCGGTCAGCTTCAGGCCCGGCTCGCCATCGTTGGCATTCGCCTCGATGTAGAGCACGTCGCCGCCCAGGCCGGTGACGGCCAGGCCGGTTGCCACGCCCGGCACCGCGGTGCGTTCGTCGGACTCCGGAGTGAACCGTGGACGGCCCAGGTACTCAACGAGATCCGGCCGATCGATCACGATCGCAGCCTCGGCGGAGTCCAGTTTCGTGGTCACCTTGCGCAGTGCCTTGGCCAGTAACCGCTCGAACTGCCGAACGCCTGGCTCGCGGGTGTAGTCCGCGGCGATCTTGCGCAATGCCGCGTCGGTCACCGTCACCTCGGAGTCGGTAAGCGCCGCTTTCTCGGCCTGCCGGGGGAGCAGGTAGTTCCGCGCGATGGCGACCTTGTCGTCCTCGGTGTAGCCGTCGAGTTGGATCAGCTCCATCCGGTCCAGCAGCGCCGATGGGATGTTCTCGATGACGTTGGCCGTCGCCAGGAACACCACGTCGGACAGGTCCAGATCCAGCTCCAGGTAGTGGTCGCGGAACGTGTGGTTCTGCGCCGGGTCCAGCACCTCCAGCAGTGCGGCCGACGGATCGCCGCGGTAGTCCGAGCCCACCTTGTCGATCTCGTCCAGCAGCACAACAGGATTCATCGAACCCGCCTCGCCGATGGCCCGCACGACGCGACCCGGCAGTGCGCCGACGTAGGTACGCCGGTGGCCGCGGATCTCGGCCTCGTCGCGCACACCACCCAGGGCGACGCGCACGAACTTGCGGCCCAGCGCACGGGCGACGGACTCGCCCAGCGAGGTCTTGCCGACCCCGGGCGGACCGGCCAGCACCATCACGGCTCCCGAACCGCGGCCACCGACGACGGCCATGCCGCGCTGGGCGCGACGTGCCCGCACAGCCAGGTACTCGACGATGCGGTCCTTCACGTCGTCGAGACCGTGGTGGTCGGCGTCCAGGATCTCCCGGGCGCCCTTGAGGTCGGTCGAATCCTCGGTGCGCTCGTTCCACGGCAGGTCCAGCACGGTGTCCAGCCAGGTGCGGATCCAGCCGCCCTCGGGGCTCTGCTCGCTGGACCGTTCCAGCTTGCCGACCTCGCGCAGTGCAGCCTCGCGGACCTTGTCCGGCAAGTCGGCGGCCTCGACGCGGGCCCGGTAGTCATCTGATCCCTCCGGCTCGCCGTCGCCCAGTTCCTTCCGGATAGCGGCCAGCTGCTGGCGCAGC encodes:
- the cycA gene encoding D-serine/D-alanine/glycine transporter codes for the protein MTSDASTDDRHLSRQLSNRHIQLIAIGGAIGTGLFMGSGKTISLAGPSVLFVYMIIGFMLFFVMRAMGELLLSNLHYKSFADFAADLLGPWAGFFTGWTYWFCWIVTGVADVVVIAGYVAFWWPDLPLWIPALATVVVLIGLNLPTVRAFGETEFWFALIKIIAIVTLIVIGLVMIFTSFTAPTGAQASFANLWNDGGFFPTGPMGFVAGFQIATFAFVGIELVGTTAAEAKDPERNLPKAINSIPVRVMLFYVAALTIIVAVTPWREIDANLSPFVAMFSLAGLGVAASVVNFVVLTSATSSANSGIYSTSRMVYGLATEGDAPSLFGRLTSRRVPANALFLSGVFLLSGVVMVVAGDSIVAAFTLITTISSLCFIFVWTIILISYLVYRRRRPELHEASKFKMPGGVFMCYVVLAFFAFLLWAFTQKEDTLQAELVTPAWFLVLGIAWLVLRRRPGHLAREAAFHADLESADLESKGSD
- the lon gene encoding endopeptidase La is translated as MPEQIAVPVLFLSEPIVLPGMVVPIELDDAARAAIDAAQASESGKLLIAPRLDDRYPTHGVIASIVQVGRVPGGAEAAVVRGERRAHIGSGTTGPGAALWVEVDEAAEADPVSDETKALAAEYKKLLLAMLQRREAWQIVDVVNKITDPSALADTAGYASYLTDVQKRELLETSDVGRRLRLLIDWTGEHLAEVEVSDKIAEDVRAGMDKQQKEFLLRQQLAAIRKELGDGEPEGSDDYRARVEAADLPDKVREAALREVGKLERSSEQSPEGGWIRTWLDTVLDLPWNERTEDSTDLKGAREILDADHHGLDDVKDRIVEYLAVRARRAQRGMAVVGGRGSGAVMVLAGPPGVGKTSLGESVARALGRKFVRVALGGVRDEAEIRGHRRTYVGALPGRVVRAIGEAGSMNPVVLLDEIDKVGSDYRGDPSAALLEVLDPAQNHTFRDHYLELDLDLSDVVFLATANVIENIPSALLDRMELIQLDGYTEDDKVAIARNYLLPRQAEKAALTDSEVTVTDAALRKIAADYTREPGVRQFERLLAKALRKVTTKLDSAEAAIVIDRPDLVEYLGRPRFTPESDERTAVPGVATGLAVTGLGGDVLYIEANANDGEPGLKLTGQLGDVMKESAQIALSYVRAHAEQLGVDPKSLDRQIHVHVPAGAVPKDGPSAGVTMVTALVSMATGRQVRGDVGMTGEVTLNGRVLPIGGVKQKLLAAQRAGLKTVFIPQRNEPDLDEVPAEVLEAVQVKPMTDVADIIVAALEPREDAAAAAA